The window TATATGCTCGCCGTGCGTTACAAGGAACATGAAGATCCCGACGCGGCTGCGCAGCTGGTGACGAGCCACCTGCGCCTCGTGGCGAAGATCGCCATGGGCTATCGCGGCTATGGCCTGCCCGTTTCCGACCTGATTTCGGAAGGCAACGTCGGCCTGATGCAGGGCGTGAAGAAGTTTGAGCCGGAACGCGGTTTCCGCCTCGCGACTTACGCCATGTGGTGGATCAAGGCGAGCATACAGGAATTCATCCTCCGCTCGTGGAGCCTCGTGAAAATGGGGACCACGGCTGCGCAGAAGAAACTGTTCTTCAACCTGCGCCGGATGAAAAAGCAGCTGGAGGCTTACGAAGACTCCGATCTGCACCCCGACGATGTGGCCAAGATTGCAACCGACCTCGGCGTTCCCGAGCAGGAAGTGATCAACATGAACCGCCGCATGATGATGGGCGGTGACGGATCGCTCAACACGCCCATGCGCAATGGCGAAGAAGGTGCCGGCGAATGGATGGACTGGCTCACCGATGATCGCCCGCTTCAAGACACGGTTGTGGCCGACAATGAAGAGGCAGAGGTGCGCCGCGAAATGCTGATCGAAGCGATGGATGCGCTGAACGATCGCGAAAAGCATATCCTGACAGAGCGCCGCCTGACCGAAAACCCGCAAACGCTCGAAGAGCTCTCGCAGGTTTACGACGTGTCGCGCGAGCGTATTCGCCAGATCGAAGTGCGTGCTTTTGAAAAGCTTCAGAAGGCGATGCAGCGCATCGCCGGCGAAAGGCTGATGCCTCAGGCTGCGTGATTGCGCTCATGATCGAACAATTGAAGGCCGGGCGGAAACGTCCGGCCTTTTTATTGCGTCTTTGGTGCCAACGATTCCAAGAGAAATGAGCCATCTGCGGGCTCAGGCTGTTGCTCGACTGGCTCAGTCGCAGCCTCCCAATCGCTTTCACCTCTGCGCGCCATTACACCCAGCGGAGGAAGATCCAGCATTTCGATCGCCAAGGTGAGCAAATCTTCTCGAGTGTTGATCGCGCAATAGTCGGTACTAATGATATCAAGATCGCCTTCGTAAACGCGCATAGCGCCATCCGGGCAACGTTGTTGCAGGACTGAGAAATTCTCTGCGACACCATCAGAAGGCAGCCGCGATAAAAGGGTGTAATTGCTTCCGGACATCGCCCCGTTTTGAATTACCCACAGCTCGGTTATCGCGCCATCGCGATCAACCTCCCCAATCCGCGCAAAAAAGCCGATTTCGGTTTGCACTTCGTGGAGGAGTGCACGGTCATATTCTTTGCGGAAGATAGCCGTGCAGTGAAACGTTCCATAATTCACGACTCGCAACCACCAGACATCGCCAAACTCATTTGCGGGATTTGGGGTAAACTGCCAGTCACCAAATCTCACGCGAGTGGCGCAACCGGCGACGGCGTCTTCCGGGATGTAGCTGCGCGGCCAGAATTCGGGATGATCAAAGCCGTAAAGCGGTAAGTCTGAGCGGATTTCCACGGACCGAAACGTCTCATCCTCCGGCAGGCGTTCGTCGACAGTGGATTGAGCCATAGAGGCGGCTGGCAAAAGCAAGACAAGGCACTGGAGAAACCACGACACGGGCGGATGCTAGAACTGAGTGCATAACCCTGCAAGGAGGGATGTTGGCGAACCTTGCAAACGCAGCTAATTGATTCCCATGGCCCTGCGGATCCTTACCATCATCGCCAAGACGGTTCTTATTTTCGTGCTGTTCAGCGTGGTGCTGACGCTGGTGCTGCGCTTTCTGCCTGTCACCTACACCGCGACCATGCTGATGGACGAACGATCGGTCACACGCGACTGGGAGCCGCTCAGCCGCATCGATCGCAACATGGTCGCTGCCGTCATCGCGGCCGAGGACAGCAAGTTCTGTGAGCATGACGGTTTCGATGTCGAAGCGATCGAGCAGGCGCTGGAAGAGCGCGCGCGCGGCGAGCGGCAGCGTGGTGCCTCCACCATCAGCCAGCAGACCGCCAAGAATGTATTCTTGTGGCAGGGCGGCGGCTGGTTTCGCAAAGGGTTCGAGGCCTATTTCACTTTTCTGGTCGAGAATTTGTGGACCAAGCGGCGGATTATGGAAGTCTATCTCAATGTCGCGGAAACAGGACTCGGCACTTACGGCGTCGAAGCCGGATCGCAGCGTTATTTCGGCCATTCCGCCGCGCGGCTTTCTGCGGATGAGGCGAGCCGGATCGCGGCTGTCCTGCCATCGCCCAAAACGCGCGAGGCGGTGAACCCGGGCGGCTTTACCGCGCGCTATGGAAACACGATTGAGGCGCGCATCGGCGTTGTAAGGCGTGACGCGCTCGATGCTTGCGTCTACGAATAGGGCGGATGGGCGCAGCACACTCACATACGCATGACGACGATCATGGTCATGACCACGGGCATGGCCATTCGCATGGTCATTCCCACGGATTGGGCCACGGGCACAGCCATGCGCCCGCCGATTTCGGCAGGGCCTTCGCCATCGGCATCGTGCTCAACACGGCCTTCGTCATTGTCGAAGCGACGTACGGGTTTCTCTCCGGCTCCATGGCGCTGGTCGCCGATGCGGGGCACAATCTCTCCGATGTCCTTGGCCTGCTGATCGCTTGGGGCGCGAGCGTGGCCGCCAAGAAACCCGCGACCACGAAATTCACTTACGGGCTGAAAAGCTCCACCATCCTTGCCGCTTTTGCCAATGGGATATTGCTGCTGATCGCCATCGGCGCGATCCTGTTCGAGACGGTGCATCGCCTGATCGATCCAGCTGAGCCGCAGGGCTGGACGATGATCTGGGTCGCGGGCATCGGCATCGTCATCAACACCGCCACCGCGCTGATGTTCATGCGTGGGCGCAAGCATGATCTCAACATTCGCGGCGCATTCCTGCACATGGCGGCAGACGCGCTGGTCAGCGTTGGCGTGGTGATCGCCGGGGTCGCGATCCTGCTGACGGGATATGTCATCATCGATCCGCTGGTCAGCCTGCTGATCGTCGCGGTGATCGCATGGGGCACTTGGGGCCTGCTGAAAGACAGCATCCGCATGGGCCTGCTCGCCGTGCCCGACAGCGTCGATTGTGACGGGGTGCGCACCTATCTCGAAGGCCTGGATGGGGTCACCGAAGTGCACGATTTGCACATCTGGCCGATGAGCACGACGGAAACCGCGATGACCGCGCATCTGGTCATGCCCGGCGGCCATCCGGGCGATGCCTTCCTGCGCGACATTGCCGAGGAACTCGCGCATCACCACAAGATCGGTCATGCTACCGTTCAGGTTGAACGTGATAG is drawn from Aurantiacibacter sp. MUD61 and contains these coding sequences:
- the rpoH gene encoding RNA polymerase sigma factor RpoH, which translates into the protein MSNNRPSVPALSGEGSLNRYLAEIKKFPVLTPEQEYMLAVRYKEHEDPDAAAQLVTSHLRLVAKIAMGYRGYGLPVSDLISEGNVGLMQGVKKFEPERGFRLATYAMWWIKASIQEFILRSWSLVKMGTTAAQKKLFFNLRRMKKQLEAYEDSDLHPDDVAKIATDLGVPEQEVINMNRRMMMGGDGSLNTPMRNGEEGAGEWMDWLTDDRPLQDTVVADNEEAEVRREMLIEAMDALNDREKHILTERRLTENPQTLEELSQVYDVSRERIRQIEVRAFEKLQKAMQRIAGERLMPQAA
- the mtgA gene encoding monofunctional biosynthetic peptidoglycan transglycosylase — translated: MALRILTIIAKTVLIFVLFSVVLTLVLRFLPVTYTATMLMDERSVTRDWEPLSRIDRNMVAAVIAAEDSKFCEHDGFDVEAIEQALEERARGERQRGASTISQQTAKNVFLWQGGGWFRKGFEAYFTFLVENLWTKRRIMEVYLNVAETGLGTYGVEAGSQRYFGHSAARLSADEASRIAAVLPSPKTREAVNPGGFTARYGNTIEARIGVVRRDALDACVYE
- a CDS encoding cation diffusion facilitator family transporter — encoded protein: MGAAHSHTHDDDHGHDHGHGHSHGHSHGLGHGHSHAPADFGRAFAIGIVLNTAFVIVEATYGFLSGSMALVADAGHNLSDVLGLLIAWGASVAAKKPATTKFTYGLKSSTILAAFANGILLLIAIGAILFETVHRLIDPAEPQGWTMIWVAGIGIVINTATALMFMRGRKHDLNIRGAFLHMAADALVSVGVVIAGVAILLTGYVIIDPLVSLLIVAVIAWGTWGLLKDSIRMGLLAVPDSVDCDGVRTYLEGLDGVTEVHDLHIWPMSTTETAMTAHLVMPGGHPGDAFLRDIAEELAHHHKIGHATVQVERDRHCASLGEEGDCA